One Brassica napus cultivar Da-Ae chromosome C2, Da-Ae, whole genome shotgun sequence DNA window includes the following coding sequences:
- the LOC106381344 gene encoding senescence-associated protein AAF, chlorolplastic → MALNVSKVVPRSPILAKRASVSRSQSVLLTFPSIKGSSKEELQGLCCTKPLTFVTSRRSSSTVCFLGKSQDTETKPHQDCLDLPNSKTVQKEGEKEVMPRSKSNSSQVLVEYVSNDAKFVNERARSDFVLLSRGILRLDARARQGVAILGSGFLKLDARAREDTEKIDRDVKRKAERLHHIATILKNIAQSKLKNAADKHWSDGALEADLRRADFRAKQRAMEDALMALEFIKNIHDMMVQKMVDSLVTSETGTTDRISLEKNGKALEFFLGEVSSDSISAIEEAYKSMASALSEADGIDYTDPEELELLVTTLIDLDAMDGKSSASLLAECSSSPDVNTRKALANALAAAPSMWTLGNAGMGALQRLAEDSNPAIAAAASRAISALKKQWEVEEGDALSFTNPNDDEDGDSDHDEI, encoded by the exons ATGGCTCTTAACGTGAGCAAAGTGGTCCCTAGGAGTCCCATTTTAGCGAAGAGGGCTAGTGTCTCAAGATCTCAAAGCGTTCTGTTAACGTTTCCCTCCATAAAGGGTTCGTCTAAAGAAGAATTACAAGGCCTCTGTTGTACAAAGCCTCTCACTTTTGTTACTTCTCGTAGATCTTCATCTACTGTGTGTTTTCTTGGCAAGTCTCAAGACACGGAAACTAAACCTCATCAGGATTGTCTTGATTTACCCAA CTCCAAAACTGTTCAAAAAGAAGGTGAGAAGGAAGTGATGCCAAGGAGTAAAAGCAACTCAAGCCAGGTTCTGGTGGAGTATGTGTCTAATGATGCCAAGTTTGTTAATGAAAGAGCTCGTAGTGACTTTGTTCTTCTTTCtcg TGGCATTTTGAGACTTGATGCTCGTGCACGTCAGGGCGTTGCAATTCTTGGGTCGGGGTTCCTTAAACTGGATG CTCGGGCAAGAGAAGATACAGAGAAAATTGATCGGGATGTCAAGAGAAAGGCCGAGCGCCTTCATCATATTGCTACT atattaaaaaacatagCCCAGTCTAAGTTGAAAAATGCTGCTGATAAGCATTGGAGTGACGGCGCCTTAGAG GCTGATCTAAGGCGAGCGGACTTCCGCGCTAAACAACGGGCAATGGAAGATGCTTTAATGGCTTTAGAG TTTATCAAGAACATTCATGATATGATGGTGCAAAAAATGGTTGATAGCTT GGTAACATCCGAAACTGGTACCACGGACCGCATATCGCTTGAGAAGAATGGAAAAGCTCTAGAGTTTTTCCTAGGGGAAGTTTCATCTGATAGCATATCTGCTATTGAG GAAGCTTACAAGAGTATGGCATCAGCTCTCTCAGAAGCCGATGGAATTGACTACACTGATCCTGAAGAG CTTGAACTGTTAGTAACTACTCTGATCGACCTCGATGCAATGGATGGTAAAAGTAGTGCATCACTATTGGCTGAATGCTCTAGCTCTCCAGACGTCAATACAAG GAAAGCGTTGGCTAATGCCTTAGCAGCTGCGCCATCGATGTGGACGTTGGGAAATGCAGGCATGGGAGCGTTACAG aGACTAGCGGAAGACAGTAACCCGGCGATTGCAGCAGCTGCTTCCAGAGCGATCAGTGCGCTGAAGAAGCAATGGGAAGTCGAAGAAGGTGACGCACTTAGCTTTACGAACCcaaatgatgatgaagatggagACAGTGACCATGACGAAAtctga
- the LOC106379456 gene encoding psbQ-like protein 3, chloroplastic: protein MALSKPPPQHFSPFNNPNPHLETAASTLTFSTDSSRRIRRDVLLSVSGTIIPQLFLLDLKRSSSASAADLFSFLAPQPEPVRTVEMAKEGLRKNGENIKKIKEIMIENKRWKEGGTELRRTASNMKQDLYLIIQAKPPKDRPLLRSFYSSLFSTITKLDYAARDGDATKVMEYYKSIAAIIDNIFTRI, encoded by the exons ATGGCACTCTCAAAGCCACCACCACAACATTTTAGTCCCTTTAACAATCCAAATCCTCATCTAGAAACTGCGGCTTCTACCTTGACATTCTCTACTGATTCATCAAGAAGAATACGAAGAGACGTTCTTCTCTCAGTCTCAGGAACAATAATCCCTCAACTGTTTCTCCTTGACCTCAAACGCTCTTCCTCCGCAAGTGCTGCTGACCTTTTCAGCTTCCTGGCACCACAACCCGAGCCTGTACGCACTGTCGAGATGGCTAAG GAAGGATTAAGAAAAAATggggaaaatataaaaaagataaaagagatAATGATAGAAAATAAGAGGTGGAAAGAAGGAGGGACAGAGTTAAGAAGAACTGCATCAAACATGAAACAAGATTTGTATTTAATCATCCAAGCAAAGCCTCCCAAGGATAGACCTCTCCTTAGGTCGTTCTATTCATCTCTGTTCAGTACTATCACCAAG CTGGATTATGCAGCAAGAGATGGGGATGCAACTAAAGTAATGGAGTACTACAAGAGTATTGCTGCAATAATCGATAATATTTTTACTCGAATTTAA